One Zeugodacus cucurbitae isolate PBARC_wt_2022May chromosome 3, idZeuCucr1.2, whole genome shotgun sequence genomic region harbors:
- the LOC105219244 gene encoding reticulon-4-interacting protein 1 homolog, mitochondrial, whose amino-acid sequence MNVRNIKSLRGLCLPRLYSTQDIASQKSVVSGNNCSKSNNLKMAGWQIHNYGKTEELQYSTRLRMPAIKSSSDCLVRVNATTVNPIDVAMLGGYGSKTLNLLRCQYSKAIEFPLILGREFSGEVVQCGMGANNKFAAGDRVYGVIPLHINGSHAQYVVVPDYCLSIAPTSLSIEQAASVLYAGLTAWSGLYVTGRLGNICGAVSSSGGGENRRILVMGGSGSVGSLAIQLLKSQKATVISTCSENAIELVKNLGADYVIDYKNQTQFEKLRNYAPFDIVLDCAGQGTDIANKLNFNFGQYITFSSPLLMNVDKFGLSFGMMKNITHFIETNAKSLSGKGSLLKYGFFMPAQQGIELLTHLVKKNQLLPLIDSTFTFKELPRAFEKVKSGHLRGKVVITLS is encoded by the exons ATGAATGTCCGCAATATAAAAAGTTTAAGAGGGTTATGTTTGCCACGGCTTTACTCTACACAAGACATTGCGTCCCAAAAATCAGTTGTCAGTGGTAACAACTGTTCTAAatcaaataacttaaaaatggCTGGGTGGCAAATTCACAACTATGGAAAGACCGAGGAATTACAATATTCGACGCGTCTGAGAATGCCTGCAATTAAGAGTTCATCTGATTGCTTAGTACGTGTCAATGCTACAACAGTTAACCCTATTGATGTTGCAATGCTAG gaGGATATGgttcaaaaactttaaatttgttgCGATGTCAGTATTCAAAGGCGATAGAGTTTCCTTTAATTCTTGGCCGCGAATTTAGTGGTGAAGTTGTTCAATGTGGAATGGGGGCCAATAATAAATTTGCTGCGGGCGACAGAGTTTATGGCGTTATACCGTTACATATAAATGGATCGCATGCCCAATATGTTGTTGTGCCGGATTATtgt TTGTCAATTGCACCAACTTCCTTATCAATTGAGCAAGCTGCGTCAGTCCTTTATGCTGGTCTTACGGCATGGTCGGGCCTATATGTTACCGGACGTTTAGGAAACATTTGTGGAGCAGTCTCCAGTTCTGGTGGAGGAGAAAATCGTCGTATATTAGTAATGGGTGGCTCTGGTAGCGTTGGGTCACTTGCAATACAACTACTTAAATCTCAAAAGGCTACTGTTATATCAACATGTAGTGAAAATGCCATTGAACTTGTAAAAAATTTGGGAGCGGATTATGTGATAGattataaaaaccaaactcaGTTCGAGAAGTTGCGGAATTATGCACCTTTCGACATTGTGTTAGATTGCGCTGGCCAAGGAACTGATATAGCAAATAagctaaatttcaattttggtCAGTATATAACGTTTTCTTCCCCTTTGTTGATGAATGTTGACAAGTTTGGCTTAAGTTTCGGAATGATGaaaaatattacacattttattGAAACCAATGCGAAATCGTTATCCGGAAAGGGATCTTTATTAAAATATGGATTCTTTATGCCAGCACAACAAGGAATTGAACTTCTAACACATTTGGTGAAAAAAAATcag ttattgccGCTAATTGATAGCACTTTCACTTTTAAGGAGTTGCCTCGTGCTTTTGAGAAGGTGAAAAGTGGCCATTTACGAGGAAAAGTTGTAATAACATTGTCATAA